TCTTCATGAATATTTTTGTGGGAATTTTTATTGCCTTTGCACTTTTTGGACCAAAAACAAGAAGAATTGGACTAAATCTGAATGCAGTCACTTTTCCTGAACTTCTAGGAAAAAGGTTCGAATCCAGGTTCATTCAGGGATTTTCAGGTGCACTGATAGGAGTTTTCATGCCGCTTTATGCAGGTATTGTGCTGATCGGGGCAGCACGGTTTATTGAGACCGCGCTTGGTGTCCATTATGACATAGCTGTTTTGATCTTTACCATTATTGTTGCTGCCTATGTGATTACAGGTGGCCTTATTGCAGTAATGTACACTGATGCATTACAGGGTTTTTTGATGTTTATTGGAATGGGCATACTGCTAGTATTCACATACAGAATACTGGGTGGTATCAGCCAGGCACATCAGTCACTTACTGAACTGGGACACCTTGTGCCTCAGGCACTGGTTCAGGGAGGGCACCAGGGATGGACCATGATGCCGGAACTCGGATCCCCAATATGGTGGACAATGGTATCAACCCTTATACTTGGTGTGGGAATTGGTGTACTTGCCCAACCTCAGCTGGCAGTGAGATTCATGACAGTGGAAAGTGATAAATCGTTCAACAGGGCAATATTTGTGGGAGGGCCTTTTATCCTGATGATGACAGGCGTGGCTTTCATAGTTGGCTCTCTATCAAACGTATATTTCTTTGAGAATTTTGGCCAGATAGCACTTGAGATTGCTGGAGGAAATACCGACCTAATCATTCCTGCATACATTAATAATGCAATGCCTGATGCATTTGTGATATTGTTCATGCTGGTGTTGCTGGCGGCATCCATGTCAACTCTCAGTTCACAGTATCACACCATGGGCACTTCAATAGGCCATGATTTTTATCGAAGTTATCTTCTAAACGGCAAAGCCGGACGAACAGTAAATATTACCCGTCTTGGTATTGCTGTCACCATTCTGATCAGTGTCGTCTTCGCCTATATTCTTCCGATCAGTATCATTGCACGTGCAACCGCAATTTTCTTTGGACTTTGTGCAGCTGCATTCCTGCCTATATATGCCGGTGCCCTTTTCTGGAAAAGAATGACAAGGGAAGGTGCAATTGCAGGTCTGATCGTAGGCACGGTCTCAAGTCTGTTCTGGCTGACCTTTGTACATGCTGCAAATGCAGTTCCACTGGGAATATCAGAATTTATATTCTCAACTGAAACAATTATTACAGGTACCTGGACTCTTGTAGATCCAATACTGATTGCAACACCGCTTGCAGCAATTGCAGCAGTTGTAGTAAGTCTTGCTACAGAGCCTCCGTCAGATGAACATCTGGAATGGTGTTATGGGAAATAAAATTAAAAAATAAGAAAATGGGTGTTTTCAAAATCACTTATCATGGACCCAGTATTCACCATCAAAGGTAAATTCTTTTTTCCAGACCGGAACTTCTGCTTTTAACCGTTCAATTGCTTCACTTAGTGCAGGAAAAAGCTGGTGTCTATGAGATGCTGCAATTACAATATATACAATATCCTGTCCAGGTTTGATCATTCCGGATTTATGATGAATAAGTACTTCATTTATGCCTTCTTTTTGTTTCAAACTTTTACAGATATCCTGGATTTTTTGTTCAGCAACATCTTCATATTTCTCGAATACAAGCATTCTCGTCTTCAAATTGCCGGTCTGCTCTCTCACTATACCTGTAAAAGTGCCTATAGCACCGCATTCTTTAATATCAGGGTTTAATTTGGCTTTTTTGATCAGAGATCCTAACGTTTCCCAATCAGGAAGAGATAAAATAATTTCGACCAGGTACTCGATTTCCTGTTCTTCATGGAGAGATATTTTTGCTACAATGTTTGTAAGATCACATAAACCTGAACCATTTTCTATTATGATCTTTGGAAGATCTGTTTCCTTTCCCCCTTCCACTATGGCAAAATCAATCCCATTATCTGCCAGAGTATTAAGTGAATCTTCTATAGAAGAACTTTTACTATAAGTTATGACTCCACTATTTACAATACCTGAAACTATTTCTGCTCCTGCAGCAAAATGTTTCCCTGTATCTGTGTCCGGATCGATGAACTCATGCGATCTCATGTGCTTAATTGTGCCAACAGAACCTTTTTTTACCAGCTTTCTGATGATCTTTGTCACAATATCAGTCTTACCTGTATTTTTATATCCGACAACGGAAACAACTTTCATAAAATAACACCCGTCCTTTGGCATGGAAATTAATTTTAAATATACTTTTATCCTAATATAAAATCTAACACATCACATATGTATAATAACTTTGTTTGCTTATCACCGGTTTCGTTCTTTTTTCTTAAATATCATAAGTTAAAAAGCTATTATTAAAGATATTCCACACTTGCCTTAACATATCTAAAGTAATTCATGAACTCATAGACTTCCCCTGGAATCTCTGTTTTTACTGGAAGTCCAAGTTCAATGGCTTCTGATGGCTTAATAGGCGTTATGTGAATAAGTTCTCCACTAAAGAGTTTATCAGCAACAACTTTTAATTTCTTTTGATCTTCAAATCTATCAGAAAGTAATTCATGAACAACAGCACCTGTTAGATTCATGGCTTTTTGTGAAATGTCACTCATAATAATAGTTGAATCTTCCGCATTTACTCCTTTTTTGTTTGCTGCATATATCCAGGAAGGTGCAGGATAAGTTCCACGTATGAAATCCCCAATCTGAGGGTCTATTGGTCCAATAACTGCATGTGGATCCATTAAAATTTCATCTGCTGCCAGAGCAATAATAGTTCCGCCTGACATAGAATAATACGGAATAATTACACGTGTAGGTTCTGAATGGTTTTTGAGGGCACGAGCTATCTGAATACTGGAATGCATCTGTCCTCCTGGAGTATGAATTATAAGATCAATGGGACGCTTTCCGGTCTCTCTTATACCTTTTATTATCTGTTCAGCATCATCTGAATCAATGTACTGATAAATTGGGACACCAAATAACGACAATGCTTCCTTTCGATGAACCATCGTTAACACTTTCGTTCCCTGACTCTTTTCAAGTTTCTTTATCACCCGAAGTCTGCGGGCCTTTATGCCTCTCAGCTGTAGTTGAGGGTAAATCAATAAATATGCTACAAATATGATCATCAGAACAGTAAGTACATTCCAGATGCTAATATCTTCAAATACCACAGATATGTTCTCCTTTTTTGAGCACAAAAATATAATTTTTGATGCACATTTCTATATTATAATTATCAGCTTTATTTAAATGCTTAATCGATAAACATTAGAAAATTTTATTAACTATTTACTTTATTAAAAGATATAATGAGTGGATATAATATTAAGATTAAAGAAATGCCTGATGATGAAAGACCAAGGGAGAGATTATTAAAACGTGGTCCTTCTGCACTTTCAAATGCAGAATTACTTGCTGTTATTCTTCGCACAGGAACGAAAAATGAAAACGTGGTAAGCATATGTAAAAGAATTCTGTCATCCTACAATCTAAAACAGCTTAGTCTGGCAGATATGTCTGAACTGATTCAGATACATGGTGTGGGATACGCAAAAGCTGCACAAATAATTGCTGTTTTTGAACTTGCAAGGAACCTGGAGACTTTCATAGATAATCCAAAAACTAAAATTCAATCCCCATTAGACGTTTATTCACTATTTTATCCCAAAATGCGTGAAAAGAAAAAAGAAGAGATGTATGCCCTTTATCTTGACACAAAAAATCAGATATTGAAAGAAGACATAATTTCCATAGGAAGCTTAAATGCCAGCATAGTTCATCCAAGAGAAATATTTAAGCCTGCACTTCTTGAATCCTCTGCTTCGGTAATCATCACACACAATCATCCATCGGGGGATCCGTCTCCAAGCAGGGAGGATGTATCCATTACAAAAAAGCTGGTAGATGGTGGAAACTTGCTCGGGATTGAACTTCTTGACCATATAATTATAGGTGATGGAAGATATGTAAGTCTAAAGGACGAGGGAATTATTTCATAAAAAGCGAAAGCTTTATAATGAGATACTTCAACGATTATGGAAACTTATGGGTCGTTCTTTGTAGAAAGCCGTTTCAATAATTACATCAATGTAAGTTCAATGATCCCATACAGAATATCCATAGAAAATCCATCTTTATCGATGTAATGACAATCAACTTACAGAGAGGCAAATAGAACAATGAGAGAACTCGAGCTGGACCATCCCTATACAGTACCATACAAAAGGATCTGCGCTGTCTGTGATCCTTATAATGAGGTGGCAGAGATTATAGAATATACCAATTGTTATGGCGGTGCAGCATGGGCAAAGTACCATTATTCTCATTCTCCCCTGATATTGGACATCCGTGTTATTGGGAATACGATTCGATACCTGGTAAAAGCCGGATATTCAAACCTTGAACTGAAACCTTCAACATCAGCTGCAGGTATAGAGTCGGTAATTATCAATGGTGATCATGTTTCTATAACATATGCAGGTCTTGGTGGAGGAGGTGTTGGAGCAACTATGTGTAGAGCCTGTGCAGAAGGAGTTATATCCTATGATGTGACCGAATCTGGAGGAAGCCGTTCAGCTAAAGGCACTATCTCAGTTCCCAGAATGGAAAGGGTTATTATCGGAATAGATGATACCGATACAAAATACGAAGGAGCTACATGGACCCTTTGCCACAATATTGCAAACTCACTGGATTCCGCAGATAAGACATATCTTTCTCAGGCACTTGTCCAATTATTTCCAGTCCCGGAAAAAACACAAAATTGTGTATCTACTGTGATCGAATTTGGATGTACTAATAATAATGCTAAAGAAACATTATTGCAAGAATTCAAAAAAGCCCTTTTGAAATATAGTGTATCAAATGAAACTGGAATGGTGGCTATCACCTCGTTTGATCCGGTAGATACATATGAATACAGTAAAATATGTCGAAGTCAGAAGGTAACCAGGGATTTTGCACTCGAGTATGCTAAGCAGAATAATATTGAAGTATTACTTGATGGTAATGGAGTGATAGGAGCATTAGCTGCCCTTGCATGGGTTGCAAGACCAGATGAATCCATAATAATGGAAGCTGAAATCTGATGAAAAAAAACATTCCAGGAAAATTTGATGTATCTGATAATAATATCTCAGATAAGAAAATATCAGGAATAGAGTCTATAATATCCGCATCAGTTGATAGTAATGTGGAGTTCGTTGTTGGAGTTCCCGGCTTTCCTATCACAGAGCTCATGAATTCTTTTCTGGATAGAACAAATATTGATTCAAAATGGATGACAAATGAAAAATCAGCTCTTGAAACTGCACTTGGTGCATCCGTTTCTGGAAGGCGCTCTATTGTTCTTATCAAACATGTAGGAATGAATGTTCTTTGCGACCCCCTTATAACATCCGTTACACATACTATAGGTTCGGGATTGGTAATCATTGCAGGAGATGATCCTGGTGTAATTGCATCACAGAACGAACAGGATTCCAGATGGTATGGGCCAATTGCAGAAACTGCTGTTTTTGACCCATCTACTCCACAGGATGCATATGATGCAACTATTAAAGGATTTGAAATCTCTGAGGATACATCGATTCCAGTAA
Above is a genomic segment from Methanosalsum zhilinae DSM 4017 containing:
- the mmp11 gene encoding methanogenesis marker protein 11, giving the protein MRELELDHPYTVPYKRICAVCDPYNEVAEIIEYTNCYGGAAWAKYHYSHSPLILDIRVIGNTIRYLVKAGYSNLELKPSTSAAGIESVIINGDHVSITYAGLGGGGVGATMCRACAEGVISYDVTESGGSRSAKGTISVPRMERVIIGIDDTDTKYEGATWTLCHNIANSLDSADKTYLSQALVQLFPVPEKTQNCVSTVIEFGCTNNNAKETLLQEFKKALLKYSVSNETGMVAITSFDPVDTYEYSKICRSQKVTRDFALEYAKQNNIEVLLDGNGVIGALAALAWVARPDESIIMEAEI
- the radC gene encoding RadC family protein, with the translated sequence MSGYNIKIKEMPDDERPRERLLKRGPSALSNAELLAVILRTGTKNENVVSICKRILSSYNLKQLSLADMSELIQIHGVGYAKAAQIIAVFELARNLETFIDNPKTKIQSPLDVYSLFYPKMREKKKEEMYALYLDTKNQILKEDIISIGSLNASIVHPREIFKPALLESSASVIITHNHPSGDPSPSREDVSITKKLVDGGNLLGIELLDHIIIGDGRYVSLKDEGIIS
- a CDS encoding SDH family Clp fold serine proteinase; translation: MVFEDISIWNVLTVLMIIFVAYLLIYPQLQLRGIKARRLRVIKKLEKSQGTKVLTMVHRKEALSLFGVPIYQYIDSDDAEQIIKGIRETGKRPIDLIIHTPGGQMHSSIQIARALKNHSEPTRVIIPYYSMSGGTIIALAADEILMDPHAVIGPIDPQIGDFIRGTYPAPSWIYAANKKGVNAEDSTIIMSDISQKAMNLTGAVVHELLSDRFEDQKKLKVVADKLFSGELIHITPIKPSEAIELGLPVKTEIPGEVYEFMNYFRYVKASVEYL
- a CDS encoding sodium:solute symporter family protein: MPVNTAILGIVVLIYLMVIFYLGWLGYKRTCKDDDYMVAGRKIHPFILALSYGATFISTAAIIGFGGAAGSLGMGLLWLVFMNIFVGIFIAFALFGPKTRRIGLNLNAVTFPELLGKRFESRFIQGFSGALIGVFMPLYAGIVLIGAARFIETALGVHYDIAVLIFTIIVAAYVITGGLIAVMYTDALQGFLMFIGMGILLVFTYRILGGISQAHQSLTELGHLVPQALVQGGHQGWTMMPELGSPIWWTMVSTLILGVGIGVLAQPQLAVRFMTVESDKSFNRAIFVGGPFILMMTGVAFIVGSLSNVYFFENFGQIALEIAGGNTDLIIPAYINNAMPDAFVILFMLVLLAASMSTLSSQYHTMGTSIGHDFYRSYLLNGKAGRTVNITRLGIAVTILISVVFAYILPISIIARATAIFFGLCAAAFLPIYAGALFWKRMTREGAIAGLIVGTVSSLFWLTFVHAANAVPLGISEFIFSTETIITGTWTLVDPILIATPLAAIAAVVVSLATEPPSDEHLEWCYGK
- a CDS encoding molybdopterin synthase; the encoded protein is MKVVSVVGYKNTGKTDIVTKIIRKLVKKGSVGTIKHMRSHEFIDPDTDTGKHFAAGAEIVSGIVNSGVITYSKSSSIEDSLNTLADNGIDFAIVEGGKETDLPKIIIENGSGLCDLTNIVAKISLHEEQEIEYLVEIILSLPDWETLGSLIKKAKLNPDIKECGAIGTFTGIVREQTGNLKTRMLVFEKYEDVAEQKIQDICKSLKQKEGINEVLIHHKSGMIKPGQDIVYIVIAASHRHQLFPALSEAIERLKAEVPVWKKEFTFDGEYWVHDK